Genomic window (Triticum dicoccoides isolate Atlit2015 ecotype Zavitan unplaced genomic scaffold, WEW_v2.0 scaffold72253, whole genome shotgun sequence):
GATCATCCAGcttgcagcagcaacaacaacaataacaataacAAGTACCCAGTGCATGGAAGCGCCGTACTGTTTTCATAGCACCTGGTGACTCCCTTTTGCTTGTAAATCCTTCTGTATATATGCATGTGCATTTATTATTTAAAGAAACTAAAATAGGAAACTAGAGAAGCTGGACTTTAAGTTGTAAAGGAAACACAAAAGTTATCCATGTACTCCATGCACCTATGGAAGCCCCCTTTCCGCGCACGCGCAGTGATCCAGTGATGAACCTTGGAATTGGTAGCGTCTAGAGCAGGCTGTGATATCTGAAGCCCTTCCTTTTCAACAATCGCCACATATCTGCGAGGTACGTACGTGCACAGATTGTAAGAAATAAACCACATGAATTGATTGCCGAGACGAAAACACACCTGGCAGGATGAAAATGCTGCACTCCAAGGTCTTCGTCCCAGACGAAGATGTAGTCGTACTCGTGGACGATGTCCGGGTGCAGGAACCGCTTGGCGAACCACCATTTCGTCTGGTTGACCGCCGAGACGTGCACGGCGGCGCTGCTCCACCGCAGATCCCCCCACTGCTCCACCACGCCGTCGTAGTGGAAGATCATTATGCTGAAACCGTCGGAGAAGAACTGCGCACGGCCATGCCGATGCCGATGCCGATGCCCGCGCAACAACCGATCAGATCACATGATCAGGAATGCATGGAAGAAAATAAGAGGAACTAAATGCACGCGCGTGTACCTTGGTGGCGATCCTATCCACAACCTCCTTCTGCTTGATCCCAGCAGCAACGGCCAGCAGGCTTCTCCTTTTGCCCTGAATGCATCAACGAATTGGATGCAATTTCGTTTGTCaaaccaagaagaagaagatacgTACACTTTCTGCTGGCGGAGGCCAA
Coding sequences:
- the LOC119347654 gene encoding uncharacterized protein LOC119347654, with translation MRSIHDDLTSWPPPAESGKRRSLLAVAAGIKQKEVVDRIATKFFSDGFSIMIFHYDGVVEQWGDLRWSSAAVHVSAVNQTKWWFAKRFLHPDIVHEYDYIFVWDEDLGVQHFHPARYVAIVEKEGLQISQPALDATNSKVHHWITARARKGGFHRRIYKQKGVTRCYENSTALPCTGYLL